A segment of the Streptococcus chenjunshii genome:
AAGTAAATATATTTAATATCGTATTTTTTAACATATTTTACCAGACTGGCCAAACGTTTAGCACTGGGCTCTGTTTCAGCAGAGACACCAGTAATCGGAATCTGCTCCAAGCCATAGTCCAATGCTAAATAGCCAAAGGCTGCATGCTGGGTTACAAAACTTTTCTGCTTAGCTTGTGACAGAGCCTCTGTGTAGGTTTGATCCAGTTGATTGAGCTTTTCAATATAAGCTGCAGCATTTTCTGTAAACACAGCACTTTTATCAGGATATTTTTGAATCAAACCATCACGGATATGCTCGACTAGTGTCACAGCTCGTTTAGGTGAAAGCCAGACGTGGGGATCATAAGCATGAGAATGTCCTTCATGGCCTTCTTCTTCACTTTCCTCACTGCCAGCCATAAGCAGCATATCACCGGTTGCTTTGATAGCTGTCTGCTCATCCAAATTCAAAGATTTTTTGATATCCGGGACCCATGTTTCCATATTATCATCCAGATAAACAAAAGCATCTGCATCAGAAATTGTCCTGATATTTTTGGTTGTCGGTTCAAAATCATGAGGTTCTGTTCCAGCCTTAATCAGCATGCTGACTTTTCCTTCATCTCCTACAACCGCTTTAGTGAACTCGTGAACAGGGTAAAAGGTGGTCACAACATCAAGTTTATCATCTGCAAAGACCTGTCTGCTTAGCAGTGCGAAACCAAGCATGAACAAACTGACCAAACTAAGTAACCATACCAATTGCTTCTTCATATTGCCTCCTTATTATTAACTGGTTAATTATTTACCAGTTAAGTATATCATAACTTTTCTGATTTGTCACTATTTTTTTTAAATCTTATATCAGCAGTCTTTTTTATGACTTTAGCTGTCTCATTTTCCAAATCAAATAAATGAACCAGCTATATTCACTGCCAATGTAAAAAAGCTGCCTCAGCAGCAATGAAAATACATATCTTAGTGCTACCGGGAACAAGAAAGAGAGCACTCTCAGTCTCACTATAGGTCCTGAATAACAGTGTCTTAATATCCAACTATGTTCCTTTTAGCAACAGTTTTAAGTGCGGTAATACCTCAAATCAGCTTAGTCTTTATCAAATAGCCAAAATGGCATGATTGGTCAGCACTCGTAAAGTTCTTTCCTAAATTTTTCTAAAAAGATGGGTTATATGACAAACACAATATCAAACTATTGATGTTGATAAGGTTTAAGCTTCTGCACTTCCAGTCGTAGTCCGGATCATCTCCTATGAAAAAGTCAGCACCAATCCAGAAAAAGAAGGGGGAAAACTGATACCTTATAAATGACAATTTTGCCCCACTCTCCAGATACAAACGCCAATCAGCTTATTTGCAGCTGGCAGTTAAACCAATCTGTAGTTTTTTTCAGTCGCTTGCAGAAAAATGGTTGGTCATAAGATTGCTGGCTCGAAAAAGAACCTGATTTAGCAAATCTTGAGTCGCTTCTTCAACAAAGTCACTCATTGCTTGATTCTCAGCCTCAAAATCTATGCTTCCATCTTTTGCCAAAGCGCAATCAACCCGATTAAGCATAGCATGCCCCTGTGCCATTGTTTTTTCAACATAAGCCATAATATCATCTTCATGCTGCTGGAAATGACTGTCAGCAAGGGCTGCAATCAGCCGGTTAGCCCAATAAAAACTGTCTGTTGATACCTCAGCTTTTGTTTCTGCAAAGTAAGCAGGTGTTTTGCTGACCTGTGTAAAGAAAGGGACTATAGTGGCAAAAGGCATTGATCCGTAAGCCAGCCATTGGATGCCCCTCGTTTCTTTGGGCTGGTCAGGCCGTATTTGCAGGATGGCTGTCTGACTTGTCCGATTAATCCCAATAGGACGAAAACGGTGCCGGCTTGTCTGATCACCTGTAAGGCCGTAAGGGTCATAAACTGTATCTTGATAATGATTGCTTAAGACATATTTTATGTCTTCTATGGTTATTTTACGGTAGGGTTTTTGACACCAAGGCTGGAAAAATGACTGCGGATCCTGCTGCAAATCAGGATTTAGAAAACGCTGAATAGCCCATGAACGCGGGGTGTTATAGCGGCGGTCTTTATCGCTTTGGCTGCCAAAAGCATAGCGCGGGTTAAAATGTTCATGGTTGTAGGTTAAATCTAAATGATGTTCTTCAATAAAATGCCGCAGATCACTGGCATAGAGGTAATCATTGGGATTATTAAATTCGAAATAATCAATCCCAAGCTGATTAGGATTTGTGACATAGGTATCATCTGGAACACGGCGGGCAATCCAGCGGTGTCCGCCAACAGTTTCCAGCCACCAGATTTCATCGGAATCAGCAAAAGCCACCCCATTAGCTTCATAGGTTCCATATTGCTCAAGCAAGGCTCCTAAGCGCTCAACTCCTTCTCTTGCAGAACGGATATAAGGCAGAACAAGAGTCAGCATATCTTCTTCACCAATACCTGATGCAACCAGCGGATCCGCTCCAAGAACACGCGCATTGCTGGTAATTGTCTCAGTTGCGCTCATAGCAACATTGGCTTCATTAATTCCTGCTTCTCCCCAAATGCCTTCATCAGGCAGAGCATTAGGGACAGAGGTATAGCTTAAAGCCTGACTGGGCAGTGTCAGCCTGAATGATGATAAAACTGATCTATATTCATTAGGCTGTTCCTTTGGCTGAATGACTTTAAATGCTTTCGGACAAAAACTGCCGTTTTGTGAATCCTCTGTTCTGGCAATCATGGCTGAACCATCATAACTTGCTTTTTTCCCAACTAAAACTGTTGTACAGCCCATTGTTTTCTCCTTTTATTATTTTATTTTCTACTAGCTGTTCCTGCTGAAATCAAAGCAAGACAGCACTTGGTCTACTGTTTTCTTTTTTACTGATAAACTTTTAATTTGGCAGAAATTAAGAGCTTATTTCACCTTCTAGTCTAAATGGAATAGTGAGAACTGCTTAAAACTATGAGAGCCTTAACAAATCTATTGACAACAACAAACAAGCAGAACAGGCTTTCAGGCTGCAGCTGAAAGATATCACAAGTCAGCTGCAATACTGTTAATTTTACGCAGACGGTGATTAACACCGCTTTTGCTTAAAGGCGTATCAAGCCTGTCGGCAATCTCCTGCAGAGAATAATCCGGATGTTCCAGCCTGATTTGGGCAACCTGTCTAAGCTCAGAAGGGAGAGCATCAAAACCGATGGTTTCTTTAATTTTAGTGATATTGCTGATTGTCTTCATACTGGCTGTAACAGTCTTGGCTATATTGGCCATCTCTGCATTATTAGCACGGTTCAAATCATTGCGTGTTTCCCTTAATAGTTTAGTCTCCTCAAAAGCCTGTTTCGCCTTCATCGCACCGACAAGAATGAAAAAATCCATAATATCCTCTGCCTTTTGCAGATAGGTCACAGCCCCGTTTTTACGTTTAATGACTTTGGCATCTAACATAAACTTGCGCAGTAGATTCGCTAAATCCTCTGCATGGTCCTGATAAACCGAAAATATTTCCAGCTGGTACTTTCCTGATTCGGGATCTCGAACAGTACCTGCGGCAAGAAATACACCCCGCAAGTAAAAACGCCCAGCTTCATCATCATCCAAAATATGCTGCTCAATTCCAGTCGCATGACCAAAAAATGAGTCTGCCAATTGCAGATCTGATAAAATTTCTGCAACATGCTGGGATAAGAATACTGTGTAAACACGGTTTTTGCGTAAATTTGTTTTTTGATGATACCTGACTTCAGGTGCTGTATGGTAAATGGCTTCTGTAAGAGCATAGATATGGCGTGCAATTTTAGCATTTTCAGTTGTTATTGACAAACTGAGAGTCTGACTGGCCAAACTGAGGCTGCCCGACATTTTTATGATAGCCGACAGTTCGCTTTTATCACTGGCCTGCAGATTCAAAATCTCTTCCTTCACTTTTCTCGTAAAACTCATGGTTTTCCAGTCCTTACCAAATTCATCAGCTCTTCTACAACAGATTTTCCGTCATGAAAGGCACCGCCATTTTCTAAGCGTAAAAAATCAGAAGAAATCACGCGTTTTACTGCTCGGCACAGCCCTTGAAAATCGTGGGCAACCTGAACCAAGGATTCATCAAATTTGTTTGAATCCATATAATCCTGAGGCACTTTTTCAACATTGACTAAAACGGTATCAATAACATCCTTTCCTAAATGCCTGTTAAGAACAGCTACGTGATCAGCATCTGTAAAATGCTCTGTTTCACCGTACTGGGTCATAATATTGCAGACATAGGCTACTTCTGCCGGCGTATCCACGAGCGCCTGCCTAATCTCAGGGATAACTAAATTAGGTAATATCGACGTAAAGAGTGATCCCGGACCAAGAACTATCATATCACTCTGCATGATGGCCTGCACAACTTTGCGGCTGGCCTTAGGAACTTCATCATTGTAGGTATTAGTTACGTAAACATGGTCAATCATTCCCTGATAATCAGCAATCTGGCTTTCTCCAACCACTTCATGGCCATCCTGAAAGACGGCATGCAGAGTTAAAACCTGCTCGCTTGAAGGATATATTTTGCCGGTTATATGGAAGAATTTTGTCAGAAGCTGGATAGCGTTGTAGGTTGAGCCCTGCATCTCAGAAATACCGGCAATAATGAGATTGCCTAAGGGGTGGCCGGCTAAAGCCCCATCCTGTTCTTTAAACCGGTACTGAAAAACTTTTTCATAGAATTTGGGCATATCACTCATCGCAACTAACACATTGCGCAAGTCTCCCGGCGGTGTTACCTGCATGGCAGACCGTATCTCTCCCGATGACCCCCCGTCATCTGCCACTGTCACAACAGCGGTAATATCTACATCTTCCAAACGAAGGCTGTTAAGGATTACCGGAATACCAGTTCCGCCTCCAATAACAGTTATCTTAGGCTTTTTCATGAGCGGTTCACAGTCTCCTTACGGCGGTTTTTATCACGGTGGCTTTCATTGACCGTCCAATTTGCTTTAAGTTCTTCCGCTAAACGGTGGGCAAAAGCCACACTGCGATGCTGCCCGCCCGTACAGCCGACAGCAATTGTTAAAATAGATTTTCCTTCTTTTTGATAAGCCGGAAGAATAGGAACAAGCATATTCAGCAAGTGCTGATAGAAGCTTTCTGAAGCACCATGGTTCATAACATAATCAAAAACCTTCTGATCTAAACCCGTTAATTCCCGCATTTGCGGATCATAATAAGGGTTTGGCAAAAAGCGGACATCAAAAACTAAATCTGCATCCAAAGGCAGGCCATACTTGAAACCAAAACTCATGACTTCAATACGGAAAGCGGACTGATTATTGTCACCGGAAAACTGATCAGTAATCGTTTTTCTCAGTTCCCGAGGGGTTAAATCTGTTGTATCCACAACATTCTGACTTAAATTTTTCAAAGGTGCCAGCAGCTCACGTTCCAGCTTAATCCCGTCCATGACACGGCCGGCGGGAGCGAGTGGATGGCTGCGGCGTGTTTCTTTATAACGGGAAACCAGCTCACTGTCTGTAGCATCTAAGAAAAGAATGCGCAAATCCACAGCTGAGTTCAGCTCAATTTCATCTAAAATCTTCTGCAGCTCTTTAAAGAAATGGCGGCTGCGCATATCGACGACCAAAGCGACCTTGTCATTATCATCACTCGTTTCAGCCAGCTCTAAAAATTTAGGAACCAGTGCCGGCGGCATATTATCAATTGTAAAGTAACCCAAATCTTCAAAAGACTGGATAGCTACTGTTTTACCAGCACCGCTCATTCCTGTGACAATGACAAGACTGGTTTTATTATCAAGCATATCTTACTCCTTATTTTTTTCTGTAAACTTCTTAGATAAGTCTCTGATAGCCTTTTACCTTATAGAGCCTCTGCATCACTGCGATGTCAGCCAGCTGCAGGCTATATTCCAACTTCCATTATAGCATAAAAACACGGTCCTGCCGTGTTTTCTTTTCTTATAACAGTTATGAGTTATTTCTGATAGCCAGTAGGATTTTGGCTTTGCCATCTCCATGAATCCTTAACCATATCTGATAACTCTTTTTTCGCTTCCCATCCCAGTTCTGTCTTTGCTTTAGTCGGGTCCGCATAACAGGTAGCGATATCGCCTGCGCGGCGGGCTTTAATAGTGTAAGGGATAGCTACGTGATTAACAGTTTCAAAGGTTTTAACTAAGTCAAGGACACTGTAGCCAGTGCCGGTTCCTAGATTATAGACCTTAGCCCCTTTATGTTCAAGATTATTTTTTACTGCTAAGACATGACCCTTAGCCAAGTCGACAACATGAATATAATCGCGAACACCGGTACCATCAGGTGTATCGTAGTCATCACCGAAAACATTGAGTTCCTGCAGCCTTCCCACTGCGACTTGAGTGATGTAAGGCATAATATTATTGGGAATACCATTTGGCGCTTCCCCAATTAAACCGCTTTTGTGTGCTCCAATGGGGTTAAAATAACGTAAATTAGTCAGCGACCATTCCTTATCTGCAGCAACAACATCATTAAGAATCTGCTCCATCATTACTTTTGTGTAACCGTAAGGATTAGTGGCCGATGTAGGCATATCTTCCGTCAGCGGCGAAATATTATTCATACCATACACAGTAGCGCTGGAACTGAAGACAATATTTTTCACCTTATTTTCAGTCATGGCTTCTAAGAGGACAATAGTACCTGTAATATTATTATGATAGTATTTCAGAGGTTCTGCAACCGATTCTCCCACTGCTTTAAAAGCTGCGAAATGAATAACTGATTCAATGGTATTCTCTTGAAAAATCTGATTCAATAGTTTCTTATCTAAAATTGAACCTTCATAAAAAGGAATGTCTTGACCGGTAATTGTATGCAGTCTGTTTAACACCTCAGGAGAGCTGTTAGAAAAATCATCAACAATAACAACATCAAATCCTGATGCAATCAGTTCTACAACGGTATGGCTGCCAATATAGCCAGCCCCGCCGGTTACTAAAATGGACATATTTTACCTCATTTTCTAAATAAAAAGATGCTTTTACTCAAATAAAACTAAACGTTCTTGTTCTTCCTGGCCTTTTACCGCAAAATGTACGGCATCTTTACCGGTCATCGGATCGACAATCCCTACTGAAATGCGGTACTGATTTCTGGTGGCCTCTGCAACTCCGTCGGTGGTCAGGTCTACAGAAAGACTTTGCTCGTCTTCCGGAAGCAGGCTGGATAAATCAAGAGGGAGCTCAACCTTTTCAACAACTGTTCCTGTAAGGTCCTGAACATAGACATAAGCCTGCCAGTTTCTGTAAAAAGGCGCTACTCCTGAATTCTGCCAGGTCATTGTCAGTTTTGTTGAATCTGTATTTTCTTTCAAATCGGCTTCAGAAAGCCACAAACGGTAACCCATATTTTTTAAAACAGTGTCATATCCTTTTTTATTATCATTAACATTTTGAGCAATTTTAGGCCCAAGAAACGTTGTATGGGAATCTCGGATAAGCTCAACTGTCTGTTCTAAATTTTTGACAAGCATGGTCTTCATACTATGAGAACTTGTAAATTCACCGCCAATCGGTGACTCCTGCCAAACTTCCGGCATAGCTACAATATCTGCTTCTCCCGTCTGGTCGTAAACTCCGCCGGATTCAATCCAATCCAGCCATTCATCAGTACTTTCCAAATCACCGGCCATATCATTGTAAATACCCAGCTGATATTTATCAGCTGCCGAAAAAGAACGGCGCATCAGTAAGTCTGCCTTAGGAAAGGCAGCCACCCAAGGCTCGACATACTGTTCTCTTACCGATGCATCAGGGAGCTGTCTGATACCTGCTTCAAGGTCAACATGCCACTCTCCCCAATGTCCCAAACCACCGAGTTCAATAAAGCTGATTAATTCCTCGTTGCCCCAGCGCTGTCCCATTGCCTCAACAGCTTTTCGGTAGTAAGCAATCAGGTTTTCATCGCCGTAATTAGGCGAAAAGCCCTTACCTAATTCTGAATTGTACCAGTCACCTGAATCATCCAGCTCAGAAGTCAGCCATTCAGGGACATCTTGGTGTTTTTTATCAGACGGATAATCTAAAACAAAGCGTAAGACAAGGTGTTTTCCTTCCTCCTGCCATCTGCTGAACTGGTTTTCTTCCTCAATAGCTTCCCAGTTATACACACCTTTTTCAGATTCTAATTCCTTCCAAGTGATGTCAACATAGACCAAATTGATATCGTCGGATACTGTCTCTTCAATAGCTGGCGGTGCATAGCCCATCAAAGGGTTAGCCAGCAGTTCATCAGAATAAGAAAAACTTCTTTTATAAATAGCTCTTTTCATAAAATACGTTGAAATTAAAAAACTTAAGCCTACAACGCTTAGAACAATTAAACTTATCAGCACTTTTTTTTTCATCATCCCGCCTTTTCTAAGTCAGTAAAATTCTTTTTGTCATTATACTAGATTAATTCTTTTCAAACAAGTCTTTACAGTTAAAAACTATTTAGTTTCTGACTTTCCCTAACCGTTTAGCCAAGTAGGTAAAGAGGCCGTTTTGTTTAGAGTGATACAGGGGCTGGCTTCCTAATACATGGTAAGGCAAATCTTCCGTATAGGCGTTTAATCTAGCAGAAGCAAAGATAAACAGAAGTGCTCCTGCTGCAAGAAAACCAAAACCGTAAAAAGGCTTGCCAAAAAACTGTGAAAGAATGGTTAAAGAAAGGCTGGCTGCTGCAAAAAGTCCGGCGCAGTTCTTTGCTCCTTTGTAGTCAGCGAAATACAGCAGTGCCATCAAATAAGCATTCCCGACAGCATAGAGGCCGTAAGCCAAGCAAAGAGTTTGGAAGTAGCCCCGCATTTGTCCGTTAAAACCTAAGGGCAGATAATCCAAAAGAAGGGTTCCTGCAAACATAATCAATATGGTAGCCAGCAATTGTTTCCAGCCCAAATATTTTAATTCATTATTAAGGACTTCCAGCATTTCTACTTCACTTTCTTCAATTTCTAAAAGATTGCCTCCTTCATTATACAGCTGGTAGTAGGTTTTGAATTTCGGATAAAAGAAGACCTCCACCGATATCACAAAATTTACAGTTGATACTAAAGTAGTCAAGAAAGCAAACATGGCTGGAATATCATAAGACGGAGCACTGCGAAAGAGGCCTGCCATTTCTTTGCCCAAGGGGCTGAACCAAATGATGACGATATGGGCAAAAAGCCCGATAAACAGATAAACACCAACTTTGAATAAATCAAAAAAGGAGTCAAACCATTGCAAAAATTCAAAAGACCGCTGATGATTATGAGGAAAATAACGATTTAAAAGCCAAACAAACCACAAAAGCATGAGACCGTAAGCTAAAGCTACACTTAAAAGCAGTCCTGATGGCACAGCATATGAAATGCTTAAAAATCCGCAGAAAAGAGTCGTCAGAACGGCAGCTGAAAATCCCAGAATAATACTTCGGTAATCTTTAACAACTGTTAAATAATTCATAGCATTCCAAATGACCGTAAGCTCTCCAAACAATAGCAGAGAAATAAACATGTCCAATGATGAAATGCCTGAAAACAGCAAAAATGTTCCATACAGAATCTCCCCTAAGAGCAAGACACAGGCGCTGGAGGCATAAAAGGAAGGCAGAATACGATCTGTTTTACGCTCATAAAGCATATCAGAAACATAGCGTGTCACAATAAAGGAAAAAAGACTAGAGACTGCTAAGGAAGCCAAAATCGCATAAGAAATTAAAACCATTATGCTGTCACGCTGACTGCTGTCCATTTTCCCAGACAGGCTCAAAACAACAACAGCAGTATTAAGCAGTATCCCCAGTATAACCGGTCCGCCATAGATGATGCCGGCATAGCTGTAGGCCTTTTGTTTTGCTAACAGTCCTGCCTGATTATGAATTTTCCTTAGTTCAAAGCCTATACCTGCCATGTTTGTCCATACTCCTTATATAATTGTCGATATTGCTGAATCATCTGCGGATATTGATAATAACGTTCAGCCCGTTTCTGGGCAATAGCGCCCATCTGTGTTCTGGCAATAGAATGCTTACTCATTTTGATTATGGCTTCGGCCAGAC
Coding sequences within it:
- a CDS encoding zinc ABC transporter substrate-binding protein AdcA; the protein is MKKQLVWLLSLVSLFMLGFALLSRQVFADDKLDVVTTFYPVHEFTKAVVGDEGKVSMLIKAGTEPHDFEPTTKNIRTISDADAFVYLDDNMETWVPDIKKSLNLDEQTAIKATGDMLLMAGSEESEEEGHEGHSHAYDPHVWLSPKRAVTLVEHIRDGLIQKYPDKSAVFTENAAAYIEKLNQLDQTYTEALSQAKQKSFVTQHAAFGYLALDYGLEQIPITGVSAETEPSAKRLASLVKYVKKYDIKYIYFEENASSKVAKTLADEAGVTTQVLNPLENLSKKQIKAGEDYFSIMEANLKALRLTTDVSGKTIKAETDTSKTAANGYFDDADVTDRSLKDWSGEWQSVYPYLTDGTLDEVWEYKAKANKDMSAEEYKSYYTTGYQTDVEKITINGKKKTISFVQNGQEHTYTYKYKGYEILTYKKGNRGVRYLFEATDDNAGEFKYVQFSDHGISSQKAEHFHLYWGGESQKKLLEELENWPTYYPADLSGREIAQEIIAH
- a CDS encoding C69 family dipeptidase, encoding MGCTTVLVGKKASYDGSAMIARTEDSQNGSFCPKAFKVIQPKEQPNEYRSVLSSFRLTLPSQALSYTSVPNALPDEGIWGEAGINEANVAMSATETITSNARVLGADPLVASGIGEEDMLTLVLPYIRSAREGVERLGALLEQYGTYEANGVAFADSDEIWWLETVGGHRWIARRVPDDTYVTNPNQLGIDYFEFNNPNDYLYASDLRHFIEEHHLDLTYNHEHFNPRYAFGSQSDKDRRYNTPRSWAIQRFLNPDLQQDPQSFFQPWCQKPYRKITIEDIKYVLSNHYQDTVYDPYGLTGDQTSRHRFRPIGINRTSQTAILQIRPDQPKETRGIQWLAYGSMPFATIVPFFTQVSKTPAYFAETKAEVSTDSFYWANRLIAALADSHFQQHEDDIMAYVEKTMAQGHAMLNRVDCALAKDGSIDFEAENQAMSDFVEEATQDLLNQVLFRASNLMTNHFSASD
- the whiA gene encoding DNA-binding protein WhiA, whose protein sequence is MSFTRKVKEEILNLQASDKSELSAIIKMSGSLSLASQTLSLSITTENAKIARHIYALTEAIYHTAPEVRYHQKTNLRKNRVYTVFLSQHVAEILSDLQLADSFFGHATGIEQHILDDDEAGRFYLRGVFLAAGTVRDPESGKYQLEIFSVYQDHAEDLANLLRKFMLDAKVIKRKNGAVTYLQKAEDIMDFFILVGAMKAKQAFEETKLLRETRNDLNRANNAEMANIAKTVTASMKTISNITKIKETIGFDALPSELRQVAQIRLEHPDYSLQEIADRLDTPLSKSGVNHRLRKINSIAADL
- a CDS encoding YvcK family protein, encoding MKKPKITVIGGGTGIPVILNSLRLEDVDITAVVTVADDGGSSGEIRSAMQVTPPGDLRNVLVAMSDMPKFYEKVFQYRFKEQDGALAGHPLGNLIIAGISEMQGSTYNAIQLLTKFFHITGKIYPSSEQVLTLHAVFQDGHEVVGESQIADYQGMIDHVYVTNTYNDEVPKASRKVVQAIMQSDMIVLGPGSLFTSILPNLVIPEIRQALVDTPAEVAYVCNIMTQYGETEHFTDADHVAVLNRHLGKDVIDTVLVNVEKVPQDYMDSNKFDESLVQVAHDFQGLCRAVKRVISSDFLRLENGGAFHDGKSVVEELMNLVRTGKP
- the rapZ gene encoding RNase adapter RapZ yields the protein MLDNKTSLVIVTGMSGAGKTVAIQSFEDLGYFTIDNMPPALVPKFLELAETSDDNDKVALVVDMRSRHFFKELQKILDEIELNSAVDLRILFLDATDSELVSRYKETRRSHPLAPAGRVMDGIKLERELLAPLKNLSQNVVDTTDLTPRELRKTITDQFSGDNNQSAFRIEVMSFGFKYGLPLDADLVFDVRFLPNPYYDPQMRELTGLDQKVFDYVMNHGASESFYQHLLNMLVPILPAYQKEGKSILTIAVGCTGGQHRSVAFAHRLAEELKANWTVNESHRDKNRRKETVNRS
- the galE gene encoding UDP-glucose 4-epimerase GalE, whose product is MSILVTGGAGYIGSHTVVELIASGFDVVIVDDFSNSSPEVLNRLHTITGQDIPFYEGSILDKKLLNQIFQENTIESVIHFAAFKAVGESVAEPLKYYHNNITGTIVLLEAMTENKVKNIVFSSSATVYGMNNISPLTEDMPTSATNPYGYTKVMMEQILNDVVAADKEWSLTNLRYFNPIGAHKSGLIGEAPNGIPNNIMPYITQVAVGRLQELNVFGDDYDTPDGTGVRDYIHVVDLAKGHVLAVKNNLEHKGAKVYNLGTGTGYSVLDLVKTFETVNHVAIPYTIKARRAGDIATCYADPTKAKTELGWEAKKELSDMVKDSWRWQSQNPTGYQK
- a CDS encoding DUF4832 domain-containing protein — its product is MKKKVLISLIVLSVVGLSFLISTYFMKRAIYKRSFSYSDELLANPLMGYAPPAIEETVSDDINLVYVDITWKELESEKGVYNWEAIEEENQFSRWQEEGKHLVLRFVLDYPSDKKHQDVPEWLTSELDDSGDWYNSELGKGFSPNYGDENLIAYYRKAVEAMGQRWGNEELISFIELGGLGHWGEWHVDLEAGIRQLPDASVREQYVEPWVAAFPKADLLMRRSFSAADKYQLGIYNDMAGDLESTDEWLDWIESGGVYDQTGEADIVAMPEVWQESPIGGEFTSSHSMKTMLVKNLEQTVELIRDSHTTFLGPKIAQNVNDNKKGYDTVLKNMGYRLWLSEADLKENTDSTKLTMTWQNSGVAPFYRNWQAYVYVQDLTGTVVEKVELPLDLSSLLPEDEQSLSVDLTTDGVAEATRNQYRISVGIVDPMTGKDAVHFAVKGQEEQERLVLFE
- the pelG gene encoding exopolysaccharide Pel transporter PelG, whose protein sequence is MAGIGFELRKIHNQAGLLAKQKAYSYAGIIYGGPVILGILLNTAVVVLSLSGKMDSSQRDSIMVLISYAILASLAVSSLFSFIVTRYVSDMLYERKTDRILPSFYASSACVLLLGEILYGTFLLFSGISSLDMFISLLLFGELTVIWNAMNYLTVVKDYRSIILGFSAAVLTTLFCGFLSISYAVPSGLLLSVALAYGLMLLWFVWLLNRYFPHNHQRSFEFLQWFDSFFDLFKVGVYLFIGLFAHIVIIWFSPLGKEMAGLFRSAPSYDIPAMFAFLTTLVSTVNFVISVEVFFYPKFKTYYQLYNEGGNLLEIEESEVEMLEVLNNELKYLGWKQLLATILIMFAGTLLLDYLPLGFNGQMRGYFQTLCLAYGLYAVGNAYLMALLYFADYKGAKNCAGLFAAASLSLTILSQFFGKPFYGFGFLAAGALLFIFASARLNAYTEDLPYHVLGSQPLYHSKQNGLFTYLAKRLGKVRN